The Pangasianodon hypophthalmus isolate fPanHyp1 chromosome 13, fPanHyp1.pri, whole genome shotgun sequence genome includes a window with the following:
- the spry1 gene encoding protein sprouty homolog 1, with product MDRGGHVGAVLSLDQIRSIRSKNEYTEGPVTSTASSSPSSATSTRQPSAPSSWRPSPPPRTLKHERTHEVIVVNVNNNNYGSGGTGGGFSPSSGSSPPFRHVVRTQPKSQMAPLRPLFPPSDTLLMSKQAKSKGESLLSSSSSSSSSSSSHQLICESCGKCKCVECTSPRPLPSRMVCDGQCVCSAESVLEHGTCMCLVKGLFYHCSSEGGDDAGDSCADRPCSLSRPRCPARFLCMALMAPVFPCLLCYPPCKGCLKVCQVCHDRLRRPGCRCKNSNAVYCWRDGQGHTLTPGKPT from the coding sequence ATGGATCGTGGAGGCCACGTGGGTGCCGTTCTCTCTCTGGATCAGATCCGCTCCATACGCTCCAAGAACGAGTACACCGAAGGCCCCGTGACGTCAACGGCATCATCATCACCGTCGTCTGCGACGTCGACGCGGCAACCGTCTGCACCGTCGTCGTGGCGCCCGTCGCCGCCTCCCCGGACGCTGAAGCACGAGAGGACTCACGAGGTCATCGTGGTAAACGTTAACAACAACAATTACGGAAGCGGCGGCACCGGCGGTGGCTTCTCTCCTTCCTCGGGAAGCTCGCCGCCTTTCCGCCATGTGGTTAGGACGCAGCCCAAATCGCAGATGGCGCCCTTGCGGCCTCTGTTCCCTCCCTCGGACACTCTGTTGATGTCGAAGCAGGCAAAATCGAAGGGCGAGTCGTTGTTATCGTCATCGTCTTCGTCGTCCTCGTCGTCCTCGTCGCACCAGCTGATCTGCGAGAGCTGTGGGAAGTGTAAGTGCGTCGAGTGCACTTCGCCAAGACCCCTTCCCTCGCGGATGGTGTGCGACGGCCAGTGCGTGTGCTCGGCTGAGAGCGTGCTGGAGCACGGCACGTGCATGTGCCTGGTCAAGGGCCTTTTCTACCACTGCTCGAGTGAGGGTGGAGATGATGCGGGCGACTCGTGCGCTGACCGACCGTGCTCACTGTCGCGGCCCCGCTGCCCGGCGCGCTTCCTCTGCATGGCTCTCATGGCACCCGTCTTCCCCTGCCTGCTCTGCTACCCTCCCTGCAAAGGGTGCCTGAAAGTGTGCCAGGTGTGCCACGACCGCCTGCGCCGCCCCGGCTGTCGCTGCAAGAACTCAAACGCCGTCTACTGCTGGAGGGACGGGCAGGGACACACGCTCACGCCGGGCAAACCTACCTGA